In Mytilus edulis chromosome 4, xbMytEdul2.2, whole genome shotgun sequence, the following proteins share a genomic window:
- the LOC139519674 gene encoding uncharacterized protein: protein MEVFSSVTCTFILFLFTLPVTKGHGMMIEPAMRSSLWRFNYPGAEPNYNDNGVNCGGFTNQHERQNGRCGVCGDPFQGPRNNEAGGKYAKGIIARTYKSGQYIKVVSDITANHGGYIELRLCPHDSPRIPVTQQCLNQYILQIKGDGNRHYLTTNQKSDFKIRHTVKLPDFVTCRQCVLQWYWKAGQHSGINPMTRQECKGCGKQEQFINCADIAITDEFGMFPMVTRVPNYQVTTPNPMYDSFMFQTQGMFPDYYDEFNPFMTTPSYFNPLNQRFMNNGRNFGQNNNRFIDNRRNTGRNKGQSINRNFRGPVRNGYPTINPVRQNIQHNRGFHRDGFRNARPQGNVFNRNKVSPDIRNQRRPYKNSRPLISRNNRPHVNIFATVIPRKNQRKTKANAIRNIRPIQIAPSKIPTTDASEADDSMEEMMDDEDNFLLNSAFWSDFHRLINMSSPETKKALYEIAEDADDIEEFHRNVQLMLQMQTMMPDTQESVDTKSESDESLDIDWLLAQTKDIELDSDEKSLLGLMKGGSTESDEKGDKQEDLASNKYLSKGNDLYFPDENRVLDDSDGDDLHDSDGGDHDDDDNSDRFNDNSDDNSKESDNFDYTESTDESSDLDTESTDESSDIAYADLGKDYDSDDTDNEMKIDNHMGYRDSRTKKYLSNYQKHKESVEREIKLFPVDVNPWNENSLYRADNIDYDDKDADIEGDKDADIEGDKAKPYNHLSFDSQQTTQSVMNTVPRDKIEVNYFQSDAHDYTDSEVDQEGYDIDKVEKKWDDIPEEKEKNEFDDDSWSVNTLPDVTASTVVVTGRRSNGIRKHMEDEAERNDEPNSLINTKGENNDENTDKSIHLDEKEKGSRISQKGEKDRDEENTINDIQGENSNKEILENTIMSNENKESIMSEISVDTNDKMDDAPNIKTGEDFKSILKGADDIAETTNNEIGFHQQPAVDDVPSPSMDMIETGFQLRPSYIDDASNIGQTTGHDYTYTTVPAHISNSLSSASGSRRSGVYPPRSQLVRHQILSGPMQMNQPQVPKPNLSVFRQKIQDTISKSMNENENGDILTTPKLMSSPKGSKKELSPSLSKLVLKMFMNSKSTAETCSEPHQSVCTPVKLWSKYQQIVDWCNSLCQYGNCPSAVCTCKCQAPSNSVEPKVCRAQNSYKKQSGELDQWCQKSCSAGDCPELLCVCS, encoded by the exons ATGGAGGTTTTTTCATCAGTAACGTGTACAttcatattgtttttgtttacgtTACCCGTTACTAAAGGTCACGGGATGATGATAGAACCTGCCATGAGGTCATCTCTGTGGAGATTCAATTATCCTGGTGCCGAACCTAATTATAATGACAATGGAGTAAATTGTGGAGGATTTACG AATCAACATGAACGTCAGAATGGCCGCTGTGGAGTATGTGGTGACCCGTTCCAAGGACCACGGAATAATGAGGCTGGTGGAAa GTATGCCAAAGGGATAATAGCCAGAACATACAAGTCAGgacaatatataaaagtagttTCAGATATAACTGCGAATCATGGTGGATATATAGAGCTAAGACTTTGCCCACATGATAGCCCTAGGATACCCGTTACTCAACAGTGTCTAAACCAGTATATATTACAGATCAAAGGAGATGGAAATAGACATTACTTAACAACCAATCAAAAGAgtgattttaaaataagacaCACTGTAAAACTACCCGACTTTGTCACGTGTAGACAATGTGTTTTACAATGGTATTGGAAGGCCG gaCAACATTCTGGTATAAATCCAATGACCCGCCAGGAATGCAAAGGTTGTGGTAAACAAGAACAGTTTATCAATTGTGCAGATATAGCCATCACTGACGAGTTTGGTATGTTTCCTATGGTAACAAGAGTGCCAAATTATCAGGTTACCACGCCCAACCCCATGTATGATTCGTTCATGTTTCAAACTCAGGGAATGTTTCCAGATTATTATGACGAATTTAATCCATTTATGACCACTCCTTCGTATTTCAATCCTCTCAACCAACGTTTCATGAACAATGGAAGAAATTTTGGACAAAACAACAATAGATTTATTGATAATAGACGAAATACCGGAAGAAATAAAGGACaatctataaatagaaattttaGAGGACCTGTACGAAATGGTTACCCAACGATAAACCCAGTACGtcaaaatattcaacataataGAGGATTTCACAGAGATGGTTTTAGAAATGCTAGACCCCAAGGAAATGTGTTCAATAGAAACAAAGTTAGTCCCGATATTCGAAATCAAAGACGTCCATATAAAAATAGTAGACCTTTAATTTCTAGAAACAACAGACCACACGTCAACATTTTTGCAACTGTTATTCCTAgaaaaaatcaaaggaaaacCAAAGCAAACGCTATCCGGAATATACGACCTATTCAAATTGCCCCTTCAAAAATTCCAACGACAGATGCTTCGGAGGCAGATGATTCGATGGAAGAAATGATGGATGACGAAGACAATTTTCTATTAAACAGCGCATTTTGGTCTGACTTCCATCGCTTGATCAATATGTCCTCACCTGAAACCAAAAAAGCTTTGTATGAAATAGCAGAAGATGCGGATGACATTGAAGAGTTCCATAGAAATGTGCAATTGATGTTACAGATGCAAACGATGATGCCGGATACACAGGAATCCGTGGACACCAAAAGTGAAAGTGACGAATCATTAGATATTGACTGGCTTTTAGCTCAAACAAAGGATATAGAACTAGACAGTGATGAGAAGAGTTTATTAGGTCTTATGAAAGGAGGATCTACAGAAAGTGATGAAAAGGGAGATAAACAAGAGGATTTAGCAAGTAACAAATATTTATCCAAAGGAAATGATTTATACTTTCCAGATGAAAATAGAGTTCTTGACGATTCTGACGGTGATGATCTTCACGATTCTGATGGTGGTGATCATGACGATGATGATAATAGTGATCGTTTTAATGATAATTCTGATGACAATTCAAAGGAAAGTGATAATTTTGATTATACAGAGTCAACAGACGAGAGTTCTGATCTTGATACAGAGTCAACAGACGAGAGTTCTGATATTGCTTACGCTGACTTAGGTAAAGATTATGATAGTGACGACACAGACAATGAAATGAAAATTGACAATCATATGGGCTATAGGGACAGCCGCACTAAAAAATATCTgtcaaattatcaaaaacataaaGAATCAGTGGAGcgtgaaataaaattatttccagTCGATGTAAATCCTTGGAATGAAAATTCTCTTTACAGAGCTGATAATATTGATTATGATGACAAGGACGCTGACATAGAAGGAGACAAGGACGCCGACATAGAAGGAGACAAGGCCAAACCATATAACCATCTGTCATTCGATTCACAGCAAACAACTCAAAGCGTCATGAACACCGTCCCTCGAGATAAAATAGAGGTTAATTATTTTCAAAGTGATGCGCATGATTATACAGATTCGGAAGTTGACCAAGAAGGTTATGACATTGATAAAGTTGAAAAGAAATGGGATGATATCCCAGAGGAAAAGGAAAAGAATGAATTTGATGACGATTCCTGGTCGGTAAACACTTTACCGGATGTTACGGCGTCTACAGTTGTGGTTACTGGTAGACGTAGTAATGGTATACGTAAACATATGGAAGATGAAGCTGAAAGAAACGATGAACCAAATTCCCTGATTAATACAAAGGGAGAGAATAATGACGAAAACACGGATAAAAGTATTCACTTGGATGAAAAAGAGAAGGGTTCTAGAATTTCACAAAAAGGTGAAAAAGATAGAGATGAAGAAAATACAATAAATGATATTCAAGGTGagaattcaaataaagaaatattagAAAACACGATTATGTCAAATGAAAATAAGGAATCAATTATGTCAGAAATTTCTGTTGACACAAATGATAAAATGGATGACGCGCCAAATATCAAAACTGGAGAAGATTTCAAATCTATTTTGAAAGGAGCAGATGATATTGCTGAAACGACTAATAACGAGATTGGTTTTCATCAACAACCTGCTGTGGACGACGTTCCGTCGCCGTCAATGGATATGATTGAAACCGGATTTCAATTAAGACCTTCTTATATTGATGATGCATCTAATATTGGCCAAACTACTGGTCATGATTACACATATACCACTGTACCTGCACATATTTCAAATAGTCTGTCTTCAGCTAGTGGAAGCCGAAGGAGTGGAGTATATCCACCACGATCTCAATTAGTTAGACACCAAATTCTTTCAGGACCAATGCAAATGAATCAACCACAAGTCCCAAAACCTAACTTATCAGTATTTCGACAGAAAATTCAAGATACAATATCTAAATCCATGAACGAGAATGAAAACGGTGATATTCTTACAACCCCTAAACTAATGTCGTCTCCGAAAGGTTCTAAAAAAGAACTATCGCCAAGTCTTTCCAAActtgtattaaaaatgtttatgaattcAAAATCAACAGCAGAAACTTGTTCAGAACCACACCAGTCAGTTTGTACTCCTGTTAAACTGTGGAGTAAATATCAGCAGATTGTCGATTGGTGCAATTCTCTTTGCCAATATGGAAATTGTCCGTCAGCTGTTTGCACTTGCAAGTGCCAGGCACCGTCGAATTCAGTAGAACCGAAAGTCTGTAGAGCACAAAATTCATACAAGAAACAATCCGGTGAACTCGACCAGTGGTGCCAAAAGTCTTGTTCTGCAGGAGATTGTCCGGAACTTTTGTGTGTATGTTCCTAA